In the genome of Cercospora beticola chromosome 2, complete sequence, one region contains:
- a CDS encoding uncharacterized protein (antiSMASH:Cluster_1), which translates to MATFVPSLHASTLQADFLLRRSQDAVHAVINDHSVFQAFSDAGHPATVPVEEWRNDSGEVFQSHYQFDTDEWNAMRFELAKRAGIDESVLIMTNLTTRQNSEDPPDFFCTNFNKNPKVYSTTAGLALGGVCQYLVDGGALLGKTQIVRRNVPDVNNRAVVAIFRYTWYNLKWATVSACTVAGSIGLNEACSQPATGNEGEQPATAGFDGKNAEVEIGLEIAAA; encoded by the exons ATGGCAACCTTTGTGCCATCTTTGCACGCCTCTACGCTCCAAGCGGACTTTTTGCTTCGTCGCAGCCAAGACGCCGTGCACGCTGTGATCAACGACCACAGCGTTTTCCAAGCTTTCAGCGACGCCGGTCATCCAGCGACGGTCCCCGTTGAGGAGTGGCGCAACGACAGTGGCGAAGTATTCCAGTCACACTATCAGTTCGACACTGATGAGTGGAATGCGATGCGTTTTGAGCTGGCGAAGCGCGCTGGCATTGATGAATCTGTTCTCATCATGACCAACTTGACCACTCGCCAAAACTCTGAAGATCCTCCGGACTTCTTTTGCACGAACTTCAACAAGAACCCTAAG GTGTACTCAACAACAGCGGGACTGGCCCTGGGAGGAGTCTGCCAGTATTTGGTCGATGGCGGCGCCCTTCTTGGCAAGACCCAGATTGTACGACGCAATGTTCCGGACGTAAACAACAGGGCCGTTGTTGCGATCTTTCGCTACACGTGGTACAATTTGAAATGGGCTACGGTGTCTGCTTGCACCGTGGCGGGGAGCATCGGGCTGAATGAAGCGTGCTCTCAGCCGGCGACAG GGAACGAGGGCGAGCAGCCTGCCACTGCTGGGTTTGATGGCAAAAACGCGGAAGTCGAGATCGGCCTCgaaattgctgctgcttga
- a CDS encoding uncharacterized protein (antiSMASH:Cluster_1), with amino-acid sequence MHLVLVTRGHDSVSRAIYAQRMHACTPDREAYSVNQPTENTTPIPCHSHNDYWRNKPLFDAIHAGCTSVEADIWLDESNEALQVGHFHKELSQNRTLQKLYIEPLLGLLDRQNPADDNTTSGIFPMAPNQTLTLLLDFKTDPSALLAHVIDELEYLREQGFLSYCQDDRFVEGAVTVVATGDIPPSLFSQDSAHNRTIFTDVPLDKLEDFTTSFENATNPKVGPCSSHGGYYASTSFHSSIGSITRGSLSSDQVQLIRRQVAAAQRAGLKARYWDTPSWPTSLRNYVWQTLIDEGVDVLNVDDLCYAAFLDWEAVPHKLIDG; translated from the exons ATGCACCTCGTACTGGTTACCCGCGGTCACGACTCGGTTTCGAGAGCGATATACGCTCAACGAATGCATGCCTGCACGCCAGATCGCGAGGCCTACAGCGTCAACCAGCCTACGGAAAATACAACACCGATTCCGTGCCACTCACACAACGACTACTGGCGAAACAAGCCGCTGTTCGACGCCATTCACGCAGGCTGTACAAGTGTCGAGGCAGACATTTGGCTAGATGAGTCAAACGAGGCGTTACAAGTCGGACATTTTCACAAAGAGCTATCACAGAATCGTACACTTCAGAAGCTGTACATTGAACCTCTTCTTGGTTTGCTCGATCGACA AAATCCAGCAGATGATAACACAACATCCGGAATATTTCCCATGGCACCAAATCAGACACTCACGCTATTACTCGATTTCAAAACCGATCCATCGGCTCTACTCGCGCATGTCATCGACGAACTTGAATATCTCCGTGAGCAAGGCTTCCTCAGCTATTGCCAAGATGATCGTTTCGTCGAAGGTGCCGTGACTGTGGTCGCGACAGGAGATATACCGCCCAGCCTCTTCTCACAGGATAGTGCTCACAATCGCACAATCTTCACAGACGTACCCTTGGACAAGCTAGAAGATTTCACCACCAGTTTCGAAAACGCGACCAATCCAAAGGTCGGTCCTTGCAGTAGCCACGGAGGCTACTACGCCAGTACATCTTTCCACTCCAGCATCGGTTCCATCACACGGGGCAGCTTGTCATCCGATCAGGTTCAACTGATTCGTAGACAAGTAGCGGCAGCGCAAAGAGCTGGACTAAAAGCGAGATACTGGGACACGCCATCCTGGCCGACTTCTTTGCGGAACTATGTTTGGCAAACTTTGATCGACGAAGGGGTCGATGTGTTGAATGTGGATGACTTGTGCTATGCGGCGTTTCTTGATTGGGAGGCAGTTCCACATAAGTTGATCGATGGTTAG
- a CDS encoding uncharacterized protein (antiSMASH:Cluster_1) → MLLNMILQALLPLRFVAQAFAAPVLSGTCSPVAPVIRVITGFPSSTPFCSSWLGIATKTSTSTVTSLQSTTTTITSTNTTRTVTAAVSTSTASAVVVQGATQTTTVTASPVTITTRPVVVTAQATTITLTAPAVNQTGTLTITITNAPVTSTAATKVFVADTVTSTITAAAFTDDSQTTTITDAPVTVTAATQTVAAPMSSITLIADAATFTDGTLTITADEVTITEPTRVIIAEPTTVTITAEPTTSTLETLVITAETRTITLTADPASLTNGTLVQTADTSFVTVTGDAVTFTAATSVVSAEAITPTRTQKTTVTTVNFHKRQVKSSSTVSATPTLPSALRALATVAATAISSACRCFNIPTPTITQTTTTKPITTITRTSNVAATVTTTPNPSVVVTPRETVTPTSTAYTTPTVIITPTSTFTPTVYQTPLSTSIPLTTVHTTPTVYVTPKLTSTPTVLVTATAHETPLHTENVTPTVTVTALTTRTPSAFITPLFTTVPEATAHTTPTIFVTPSSTYTPTVFATPLSTVVPESTVYTTPTVYVTITSTTTSLQTVLVTPATTITPLRTVTPTSAITVTQTIRVSPAPVANCSSDGTVYTARDGARFTLTCQSDMRGNKMPGIPISPADNFESCIDRCVNEGVNCLAARWVPGTKMRRFLRYPHQWRFFQWVEWLDSFGPNTICGDIPWSNANGMASLYLPLCQYTLYHYLRSTLILDVGASWTFSADVDITAHAAATGSSWECAAYFDGLGLSDPYVILGKPTNGQTIKRTVVTNGKMTANGRREFSIGGNCGGVGRPPVTIAIDNIRISTIAAAVGSSPTEFEPIQILKNGDFSGTSLEPWAA, encoded by the exons ATGTTGCTCAACATGATCTTGCaagcgctgctgccgctgcgatTCGTTGCTCAGGCTTTCGCAGCACCAGTCCTGTCAGGGACATGCTCGCCAGTTGCGCCAGTGATTCGGGTCATCACGGGCTTCCCATCCTCAACGCCATTTTGCTCGTCATGGCTAGGCATTGCGACCAAGACATCAACCTCGACTGTGACTTCGCTCCAGAGTACTACCACGACAATCACTTCGACCAACACTACGCGCACAGTCACAGCTGCTGTCTCCACGTCTACCGCGTCAGCAGTGGTCGTGCAGGGTGCTACACAAACCACAACCGTGACGGCGAGTCCTGTGACTATCACGACGCGTCCAGTTGTGGTCACGGCACAGGCTACCACGATAACT CTCACAGCACCCGCAGTAAACCAGACTGGTACACTGACCATAACCATTACAAACGCACCAGTGACGTCCACGGCTGCCACGAAAGTCTTTGTTGCCGACACTGTCACCAGCACCATCACTGCTGCAGCGTTCACCGACGATTCACAGACGACTACCATTACCGATGCACCAGTCACCGTGACTGCTGCTACCCAGACTGTTGCGGCCCCTATGAGTAGCATTACGCTGATCGCGGACGCTGCCACCTTCACTGATGGTACTCTCACCATTACTGCCGACGAGGTCACCATCACGGAGCCTACACGGGTCATAATTGCAGAGCCGACAACGGTGACG ATAACTGCAGAGCCGACTACCAGCACGCTGGAGACTCTAGTCATCACTGCTGAAACGAGAACCATCACA CTTACCGCCGATCCTGCCTCGCTCACTAATGGAACGCTCGTACAGACCGCAGACACGAGCTTCGTGACCGTGACTGGTGACGCCGTCACTTTCACTGCCGCAACTTCTGTCGTCTCTGCCGAGGCAATCACGCCCACCCGGACACAGAAGACCACTGTTACCACTGTCAATTTCCATAAGCGACAAGTCAAAAGTAGTTCGACAGTATCAGCAACACCAACTCTTCCCTCGGCGCTCCGAGCTCTAGCAACAGTCGCTGCAACAGCCATCTCCTCGGCATGTCGTTGCTTCAATATTCCAACACCAACGATCACTCAGACTACCACTACCAAGCCGATCACAACCATCACTCGG ACTTCTAACGTTGCCGCAACAGTGACCACAACACCG AACCCCTCCGTGGTTGTCACACCTCGCGAGACGGTAACTCCAACATCGACTGCATACACAACGCCTACTGTAATCATCACCCCTACCAGTACATTCACTCCGACCGTGTACCAGACCCCTCTCTCCACGAGCATTCCTTTGACGACTGTCCACACGACTCCGACTGTGTACGTGACTCCAAAACTTACGTCGACACCGACAGTCCTCGTCACAGCGACAGCACACGAAACACCGCTTCACACGGAAAATGTCACTCCAACTGTGACTGTCACGGCTCTCACGACTCGCACGCCATCCGCCTTCATCACGCCGCTATTTACCACTGTGCCTGAAGCTACTGCGCACACGACACCGACGATCTTCGTCACGCCATCAAGCACATACACTCCGACAGTCTTTGCCACTCCGCTCTCGACAGTGGTTCCAGAGTCGACAGTCTATACCACCCCAACTGTCTACGTCACAATCACCAGCACAACGACATCTTTGCAAACAGTTCTTGTGACTCCGGCGACAACTATCACGCCACTTCGGACAGTGACACCCACATCGGCCATCACAGTCACCCAGACAATCCGTGTGTCACCGGCTCCAGTCGCAAATTGCTCCTCAGATGGAACTGTCTACACAGCCCGCGATGGGGCTCGATTTACCCTAACTTGTCAATCTGACATGAGAGGCAACAAGATGCCAGGCATTCCCATCTCTCCCGCGGACAACTTCGAGAGCTGCATCGATCGATGTGTCAATGAGGGCGTAAATTGTCTCGCCGCTCGATGGGTCCCGGGCACCAAGAT GCGCAGGTTCCTCAGATACCCTCACCAATGGCGATTTTTCCAGTGGGTTGAATGGCTGGACAGCTTTGGACCGAACACCATATGTGGGGACATTCCCTGGTCGAACGCCAATGGAATGGC ATCGCTGTACCTGCCGCTATGCCAGTACACTCTCTACCACTATCTGCGATCGACTCTAATCCTCGACGTTGGCGCATCCTGGACTTTCAGCGCCGACGTGGACATAACAGCTCACGCCGCTGCCACGGGTTCCAGCTGGGAATGCGCAGCGTACTTCGATGGCTTGGGCCTGAGTGATCCGTATGTGATCCTGGGTAAGCCTACAAATGGACAAACAATCAAGAGGACTGTCGTGACCAATGGCAAGATGACTGCGAATGGACGCAGAGAATTCTCTATTGGCGGCAACTGTGGCGGTGTAGGGAGACCGCCAGTCACCATAGCTATCGACAACATCAGAATATCGacaattgcagcagcagtcggcTCTAGCCCGACTGAGTTCGAGCCCATACAGATTCTGAAGAACGGCGACTTTAGCGGAACAAGTCTTGAACCATGGGCAGCCTAG
- a CDS encoding uncharacterized protein (antiSMASH:Cluster_1), with protein MAAPSAPSAKPTPATDAPVLDENGAPLGLPAPATEDEATKLDLSSGADTVKLDHLGPLVVNKDGTLSRISNWEGMTEQEKKATLRILGKRNQLRTDALKAEGDKDQS; from the coding sequence ATGGCAGCGCCATCTGCTCCTTCGGCGAAGCCGACTCCAGCCACAGACGCTCCCGTACTGGATGAGAATGGAGCGCCGCTGGGCCTCCCAGCCCCTGCAACCGAAGATGAAGCTACGAAGCTGGACCTGTCGAGTGGTGCCGATACGGTCAAGCTCGACCACCTTGGGCCGCTGGTCGTGAACAAGGACGGGACTCTGTCCAGAATCAGCAATTGGGAAGGGATGAcagagcaagagaagaaggccacCTTACGAATACTGGGAAAGAGGAATCAGCTGCGAACCGACGCGCTCAAGGCAGAGGGGGACAAAGACCAGTCATAG
- a CDS encoding uncharacterized protein (antiSMASH:Cluster_1~SMCOG1005:Drug resistance transporter, EmrB/QacA), whose protein sequence is MATMLGRTAMKQDPVAAAKEQAEDIPTDVVRGVDSEGSVSGRSRDEQELGLARTVTGPPYSIFTPRAKIFIVVAVSISSLISPFGGTTFLPALEPLARDLHVTPTLINLSLTTYMIAQGIAPALIAGMSDSNGRRLSYIICFVIFMVANIGLALQTSYAALLCLRMVQAFGCSAAIALSTAVVADISTSAERGRYMAYATAGLLLGPAFGPTIGGVFAEYLGWRWTFWFLVIFTGALLVVFIPFFPETCQNVVGNGSVPAQGINKSLVGTWQRKKYSQNLPVRDDQSTNSGAGLKPKLSFPNPLLMLRVLFDKESSIILLYNGFFFTGMMMVVGSVPTLFTEVYGLSTLDVGLCYIAQGAGSMASTLTMGQVVDWNFRRHARRLNMTISKGKQQDLANFPIERVRLQIVVPTHIVGTLGIILFGWTLHFETHLAGPEVALFLIGFGVSTAFSITNTLLIDLHRDKPATATAAVNFVRCLMSAAGAAAIIPMCNAMGRGWAFTFLALIYAVLLGAVFWIMAKGLSWRKQAAEQARRANERVHNAEDADEKSVDESKHPVEQRTAQVKSS, encoded by the exons ATGGCGACGATGCTTGGCAGGACGGCAATGAAGCAAGATCCCGTCGCTGCGGCGAAAGAGCAGGCAGAAGACATACCGACAGACGTGGTGCGAGGTGTCGACAGTGAGGGTAGTGTGTCTGGGCGAAGTCGAGATGAACAGGAGCTTGGGCTAGCGCGGACAGTCACTGGGCCACCGTACAGCATTTTTACACCTCGAGCCAAGATCTTCATCGTGGTGGCGGTGTCCATCTCGTCCTTGATCTCGCCTTTCGGAGGAACGACATTCCTCCCAGCTCTGGAACCCTTAGCTCGTGACTTGCATGTCACTCCGACACTGATCAATCTGTCACTGACCACCTACATG ATTGCACAAGGCATTGCTCCGGCTTTGATAGCGGGCATGTCAGACAGCAATGGCCGAAGGTTGTCGTACATCATTTGCTTCGTCATTTTCATGGTTGCAAATATCGGCTTGGCTCTACAAACCAGCTATGCTGCGCTGCTGTGTTTGCGGATGGTACAGGCGTTCGGCTGCAGCGCCGCGATCGCTCTGAGCACTGCTGTAGTGGCTGACATCTCGACGAGCGCCGAGCGCGGCAGATACATGGCGTATGCTACTGCCGGGCTCTTGTTGGGTCCTGCCTTTG GTCCCACTATTGGCGGAGTATTCGCGGAGTACCTGGGGTGGCGCTGGACATTCTGGTTCCTCGTGATTTTCACAGGAGCGCTTCTGGTGGTGTTCATTCCATTCTTTCCTGAGACGTGCCAAAATGTCGTCGGCAATGGCTCAGTGCCAGCTCAAGGCATCAACAAATCGCTGGTGGGCACTTGGCAGAGAAAGAAGTACAGCCAAAATTTGCCAGTACGCGATGATCAGTCGACGAACTCTGGCGCTGGCTTGAAGCCAAAGCTCAGCTTTCCGAATCCTCTGCTCATGCTGAGAGTGCTATTCGACAAAGAAAGCAGTATTATTCTGCTGTACAACGGGTTCTTCTTTACCGGTATGATGATGGTGGTGGGATCTGTTCCAACATTATTCACAGAGGTCTATGGCTTGAGTACTCTTGATGTTGGCCTTTGCTACATCGCGCAAGGCGCTGGTTCGATGGCTTCAACTTTGACGATGGGCCAGGTTGTCGACTGGAACTTCCGACGTCACGCTCGGAGACTGAACATGACCATTTCCAAGGGAAAGCAGCAAGATCTCGCGAATTTTCCGATCGAACGAGTGCGATTGCAAATCGTCGTGCCAACTCATATTGTGGGCACGCTCGGTATCATCCTTTTCGGCTGGACCCTGCACTTTGAGACTCACCTGGCTGGCCCAGAagtcgcgctcttcttgatCGGATTCGGTGTGAGCACGGCTTtcagcatcaccaacacCCTGCTGATTGATCTGCATCGGGATAAGCCGGCTACGGCCACTGCTGCAGTGAATTTCGTCCGGTGTTTGATGTCTGCCGCAGGTGCCGCAGCAATCATCCCAATGTGCAATGCGATGGGCAGAGGCTGGGCTTTCACGTTCCTAGCACTAATCTATGCTGTGCTTTTGGGTGCAGTATTCTGGATCATGGCCAAAGGGTTGAGCTGGAGAAAGCAGGCTGCGGAGCAAGCGCGAAGAGCCAATGAGCGAGTGCACAATGCGGAGGATGCCGATGAAAAGTCGGTAGATGAGAGCAAGCATCCGGTGGAGCAACGAACCGCGCAAGTCAAGTCATCTTGA
- a CDS encoding uncharacterized protein (antiSMASH:Cluster_1~SMCOG1002:AMP-dependent synthetase and ligase), translating into MESITAFPPQPNIDSTPSWKVVKQDMELSKLQAPEVKTFVYRAFAAVIWAYTGDKTISFVAATCSQSGLRDIAVHEYQQSEASPDERDFMLIGKTALERLPSSRSILIHLCDDHATCTEQLSLPPDNALQLSFQVISEGRFVQFAARFDQSSLDRSHVRSYLQVLVNAAKALQSATMPGVLRVVSEISMSDKNFIQQWNGEPQRLISECIHDRISRIFTSDSGKIAVESWDGRLSREYVELESSSIATLLVNAGVQPQRSVGILMHKSKSVPTCMLGVLKSGAAFILTDPALPRKRLETIIKKLSIEHVLTTRSHVHLIHDLVPSVFVEISQGHFAAASPDERQRVFSTRSTTKLPHVSPSSVAFYIFTSGSSGIPKAVEISHAAFVTSCEENNQCGIYESTRTLQYASYNFLPSIVEILGTFMAGGVLCIPGPEERMDNLSGAIQRLQPSLVCLTSSVASVLDPDEVSSVKELMLLGEPLQRTTAATWLTSQTTVLRHGYGQSEAGGQCCDIALTQSSRSYRVIGNHSHLNFWIVDPSDHNRLMPVGGIGELLLEGHSLATGYYEEPALTSAVFISAPSWAHTLNAGTDGRRWYKTGDLVQYQANGDIVLYGRKDFQLKVNGQRVESTDIEHYIKAACPDEVEQVVVDKLGPEHDQKLTAIVKLQADIASTLMAPSTFRAIMYESLKNLVPAYMIPSKVVFTAEMPKTATGKLHRRALRQQLNCSGEEHVLAQEVVRTGATQFEDPGTDLIRSLCSKVLNLGDKPFTAESDWISLGGDSLSAIRFIKHARDLGFRLSTTDLMMGRKLSELCCGRRPSNVPSTSVGQCSLGTAQLFPLTDFQRRYLPLVNGSTPGLLCKYELSFRGRIDSQRLQETVYRWIESIDALRLSFSSDSGHLVQSFLSPSSSAWRCRVVLGFDRQSVAALSAQHDFLKHPVLAILCDTPEPGQADSCLVLHISHSIMDATSSNYLFQDLVDIYAGRAAEVRPSFAQYLEERMAREYHTSIEYWRALLAGSKPQLLRSALRPLGGLSNQDMATSTVTHVAILPTGDGPKATMSTVVHTAWSLVLSVLANSSDVMFLYLSHGRDDRFEGSDAVIGCCVNEVPCRVILDDLSSSSKVLNNLQEQIIQSMAHAHLGASTIANKCTDWPQKETMYDHSSLVVHQNVPIEHSWAMGKDGYMNLQEVTFEEQWSYDFDLSTSSSSANELYVELKCLQSLYTVEELEAVMQGFLIAVRMLKEGMRNVADIKANVRAVEHLPIVVSAESGSVRMEQSRL; encoded by the coding sequence ATGGAATCAATTACGGCATTCCCACCTCAACCAAACATCGACAGTACGCCATCATGGAAAGTGGTCAAGCAAGACATGGAGCTATCAAAACTTCAAGCACCAGAGGTCAAGACCTTTGTCTATCGTGCTTTCGCAGCAGTGATCTGGGCCTACACTGGTGACAAGACCATAAGCTTTGTGGCAGCGACTTGCTCTCAATCTGGGCTTCGAGACATCGCAGTGCATGAATACCAACAGTCTGAAGCAAGTCCGGATGAAAGAGATTTTATGTTGATTGGCAAAACCGCACTGGAAAGACTTCCAAGCAGTAGAAGCATACTCATCCACCTCTGTGACGATCATGCCACCTGCACTGAGCAACTTTCTCTACCACCGGATAACGCACTACAGCTCTCCTTCCAAGTGATCTCGGAAGGCCGTTTTGTCCAATTTGCAGCTCGATTTGACCAGTCATCTCTGGACAGATCTCATGTGAGATCCTATCTGCAAGTCCTGGTAAATGCGGCCAAGGCACTCCAGTCAGCTACAATGCCTGGAGTGCTGCGTGTGGTCAGCGAAATTTCTATGAGCGACAAGAACTTCATCCAGCAATGGAACGGCGAGCCCCAGAGACTCATCTCGGAATGCATACACGACCGCATAAGTCGCATCTTTACCAGCGACAGCGGAAAAATTGCGGTAGAGTCTTGGGATGGTCGCCTGAGTCGAGAATATGTTGAGCTAGAGTCCAGCTCTATTGCTACGCTCTTAGTCAACGCCGGAGTACAACCTCAGCGAAGTGTCGGAATTCTTATGCACAAGTCAAAGTCTGTTCCCACATGCATGCTCGGCGTTCTCAAGTCAGGAGCGGCATTCATATTGACGGATCCAGCGTTGCCACGCAAACGATTGGAGACGATCATTAAGAAGCTCTCAATTGAGCATGTTCTCACAACGAGATCGCACGTACACCTCATTCATGATCTGGTGCCATCGGTGTTCGTCGAGATTTCGCAAGGTCACTTCGCGGCAGCATCGCCTGATGAGAGACAGCGAGTCTTCAGCACACGCAGTACCACGAAGCTACCTCACGTTTCTCCTTCGAGCGTCGCTTTCTACATTTTCACCTCTGGTAGCTCTGGTATCCCAAAGGCTGTAGAGATCTCCCACGCTGCATTCGTCACCTCGTGCGAAGAGAACAATCAGTGTGGGATCTACGAGAGCACAAGGACCCTGCAATATGCGTCTTATAACTTTCTTCCGTCGATAGTCGAAATTCTTGGAACCTTCATGGCTGGAGGCGTACTATGTATACCTGGTCCAGAGGAACGGATGGACAACTTGTCCGGGGCTATACAGCGCTTGCAGCCGAGCTTGGTGTGTTTGACTTCTTCAGTAGCAAGTGTGCTCGATCCGGACGAAGTGAGCAGTGTCAAAGAATTGATGCTATTGGGAGAGCCACTACAGCGAACAACGGCAGCTACATGGCTCACGTCGCAGACTACAGTCCTGCGTCACGGATACGGCCAGAGCGAAGCTGGTGGGCAATGTTGCGATATAGCCTTGACCCAGTCAAGTCGCAGCTACAGGGTGATTGGAAATCATAGTCACCTCAATTTCTGGATCGTTGACCCCTCGGACCATAATCGCTTAATGCCAGTTGGTGGCATAGGAGAATTACTCCTGGAAGGTCACTCTTTGGCGACTGGGTACTACGAAGAACCCGCCCTCACCTCTGCAGTCTTCATTTCTGCACCTTCATGGGCGCACACGTTGAATGCAGGTACCGACGGTCGTAGATGGTACAAGACTGGCGATTTGGTCCAGTATCAGGCAAATGGCGATATCGTCCTCTACGGCCGGAAGGACTTCCAGCTCAAAGTGAATGGCCAACGCGTGGAAAGTACAGACATTGAGCATTATATCAAAGCCGCCTGTCCTGATGAAGTCGAACAAGTGGTCGTTGACAAGCTGGGTCCCGAGCATGATCAGAAGCTCACTGCAATTGTGAAGCTTCAAGCGGACATCGCATCGACTCTAATGGCACCTTCCACTTTCCGTGCTATAATGTATGAAAGCTTGAAGAATCTGGTGCCGGCATACATGATACCTTCAAAAGTAGTCTTCACTGCAGAGATGCCAAAGACGGCGACTGGGAAGCTCCATAGGCGAGCGCTCAGGCAGCAATTGAACTGTTCCGGGGAGGAGCACGTCTTGGCTCAAGAAGTAGTACGGACAGGTGCCACTCAGTTTGAAGATCCTGGAACTGACCTCATACGTTCATTGTGTAGCAAGGTGCTGAATTTGGGCGACAAACCATTCACTGCAGAAAGTGACTGGATCTCACTCGGAGGAGACTCGCTATCTGCTATACGTTTCATTAAGCACGCCAGAGATCTAGGCTTCCGTTTGTCAACAACAGATCTGATGATGGGACGAAAGCTGTCTGAGCTGTGTTGTGGCAGACGACCATCAAATGTGCCCTCCACATCCGTGGGACAGTGTTCGCTGGGGACTGCCCAGCTTTTCCCGCTAACAGATTTTCAACGCAGATATCTACCTCTGGTCAACGGTTCTACCCCAGGCCTCCTTTGCAAGTACGAATTGTCATTTCGTGGGCGGATTGATAGCCAAAGACTGCAAGAAACTGTCTACCGCTGGATTGAATCGATCGATGCCTTGCGCCTGTCCTTCTCATCAGACAGTGGACATCTAGTACAGAGCTTTCTAAGCCCGTCGAGCAGCGCATGGCGATGTCGCGTTGTGCTGGGATTCGATCGTCAAAGTGTCGCTGCACTGTCTGCTCAGCACGATTTTCTGAAGCATCCTGTACTTGCCATTCTATGCGATACGCCTGAGCCGGGCCAAGCAGACTCCTGCCTTGTTCTGCACATCAGTCACAGCATCATGGACGCCACTTCTTCCAACTACTTGTTCCAGGACTTGGTTGACATCTATGCCGGCCGAGCCGCTGAAGTGAGACCGAGCTTTGCGCAATACTTGGAAGAAAGAATGGCGCGGGAGTATCATACCTCCATCGAGTACTGGAGAGCGCTTCTCGCCGGATCAAAGCCACAATTGTTACGCAGCGCACTTAGACCGCTCGGCGGATTGTCCAACCAGGATATGGCAACAAGTACAGTAACTCATGTGGCAATTTTGCCAACAGGAGATGGCCCAAAAGCGACAATGTCAACTGTGGTCCATACTGCCTGGTCACTCGTCTTGAGTGTTCTTGCCAATAGTAGCGACGTCATGTTTCTCTACCTCAGTCATGGCCGCGATGACAGATTCGAAGGCAGCGACGCTGTGATCGGATGCTGTGTCAACGAAGTTCCATGCAGAGTCATTCTCGATGATttatcgtcctcgtcgaaggTTTTGAACAACCTTCAAGAACAAATTATTCAGTCCATGGCCCATGCTCACCTCGGCGCAAGTACCATTGCAAACAAGTGCACCGACTGGCCTCAAAAAGAGACGATGTACGACCACAGTAGCTTGGTGGTGCATCAGAACGTGCCCATCGAGCATAGCTGGGCAATGGGCAAAGATGGGTATATGAATTTACAAGAAGTAACATTTGAGGAGCAGTGGAGCTACGACTTTGATTTATCCACAAGCTCTTCGAGTGCTAATGAACTCTATGTGGAGCTGAAGTGTTTGCAGAGTCTCTACACCGTCGAGGAGTTGGAAGCTGTGATGCAAGGATTTCTGATCGCAGTGCGCATGCTGAAAGAGGGCATGCGAAACGTTGCTGATATCAAGGCTAACGTGCGCGCAGTGGAGCACTTACCAATCGTGGTATCAGCAGAGTCAGGATCGGTACGGATGGAACAAAGTCGCTTGTGA